The stretch of DNA CCCAGCCGCTCCACGTCGGCGGGCCCAATCCGCTGCGTCGGGAATCCCAGGCCCACTGCGCAGGCGAGCCGCCCCGCGTGGTCGAACACGGGTGCGCTGATGGAACCCACATCTTCGTTCCGTTCCCCGAAAGCCGCATAATACCCCTGCTCGCGCGCCACCGCCGCCTGCTGACGGAGCAGCTCCAAGGAGGCCGGCGTGTGGGGGGTAAAGCGGTCCAGTCCGTGTTCGTCCAGGGCGCCCCACGACTCGGGATCGTACGCCAAAAAAATCTTGCCCGGCGCTCCGGCATGAAGGGGCATGACCATGCCCACCATGAACGGCCGCATCACCACGTGGCGTGTCTCCGCAACGGCGATTATGGTCCGGAACGCACCATCCCGGACATACAGGCACGCCGTTTCACCGGTCTCGTCGCGCAGCTGCTGCAAGACAGGCTTCACCAGCCGGACCACGTCCAGCCCGAACGTTCCCGGGGTAGCCCAGCGGACCAGGCCGATGCCGATCCGGTACCGGTCGCCGTCGCGGTCCAAGAACCCCTCCCGCAGCATGTTTTGCACAAGCCGCTGGCAGGTACTGGACGGCAGGCCCGTCTTCCGGATGATCTGCTGCAAGGTCGGTTCCGGAGCCTCGACCGAAAAACAGTCCAGGATCTCCGCCACCTTGTGCAGCACCAGCAGGGGTGATGCCCCGTTGCCCGGCTCCGTCGCCACAGTTTCAACGTCCCTTCATTACTTTTCCGCTAGCAGCCTCCAGCCTAGTAAGCCGGAGGCAGCCGCCGGAACGTGACCCATTTGACATCGTACCCGAGTGACCCACATCATGGGAGCCGAACCCACCTTGTGGGTTTTGTCCCGAAGCCCCCGAGCACAACGACGTGGAGAAATCATGAGCACCCCCGACATCACCTGCGAAACCGCTCCGGAGCCCAAGCGCCCGGGCTCCTCCAGGGTGGGACTGATCGTCCCCAGCTCCAACACCACCATGGAGACGGAGCTCCCCGAGCTGTTCCGCCGCCAGGCAGAGGCAACCGGACACAGCTACACTTTCCACTCCGCCCGCGCCGGCATGAAGAAGGTCACCCGGGAAGAACTGCTGGCCATGGTGGGCAAGGCAGCTGGCTGCGCCGAGGCAGTCTCCGACGCCGATGTGGACGTCATCGCCTACGCCTGCCTGGTCGCCGTCATGGCCCAGGGTCCCGGAGCCCACGAGGGCTCGGAAAAAGTCATCGCCGACGCCGCCGCCGGCAACGGGCACCCCGCCCCGGTCACCAGCAGCGCCGGCGCCCTGGTCCGCACGCTGCAGGAAATCGGCGCGCTGAAGGTCGCCATGATCACCCCCTACATGAAGCCGCTCACCAAGATGGTGGTGGACTACATCGAAGGCTCCGGCATCACCGTACTGGACGCCATCAGCCTCGAGGTGGCGGACAACCTCGAGGTCGGCTGCCTCGATCCGCAGAACCTGCCCGCGCTTGCCCGCAGCCTCCAGCGCGAAGGCGCGGACGCCGTCGTGCTTTCCGCCTGCGTCCAGATGCCGTCGCTGGCTGCGGTCCAGGCAGTGGAGGACGAGCTCGGACTGCCGGTCATCACGGCGGCCACCGCCACCACGTACGAGATCCTCAAGGCACTCGGCCACCGGCCCGCCATCACCGGGGCCGGCAGCCTGCTGTCCGGCGCCGGCGTCCTCACCCCGGCGAGCTCCTAGGCGACCGGCACCATGTCCCTATCACTCATCGCGTTCCTGGTCCTGATAGCGGCCTTTGCCATCGGTTCGTTCACCAAGATCAACGCCGGCCTGCTGGCCACGGTCGCCGCGTTCGGCGTCGGAACCCTCCTGGCCGGCATGTCGATCAAGGACGTCATCGGACAGTTCCCCGCCGGGCTGTTCTTCATCCTGGTGGGCGCCACACTGCTGTTCGCCATCGTGCGGATCAACGGCACCATCGACCTGCTCGCTTACTGGGCTGAACGGCTCGCCGGCGACCGGAAAATCCTGGTCCCCATCCTGATGTTCCTGCTGACGGCGGCTCTGGCTTCGGCCGGCGCGTTCACCCCGGCCGCCATCGCGATCGTGGCCCCGGTGGGTCTGGCGCTGGGCATGCGGTTCGGCATCAGCAGCCTGGCCATGGGCCTGGTCATCGTGCAGGGCGCTAACGCCGGCGCCTTCTCGCCGGTCAACCCGTTCGGTGTACTGGCCAACAAAATGCTGGACGGGGCCGGAGCCTCGGACGATTCCTTCAAGCTCTACGCCTACTGCTTCGTTTTCAATGCCATCCTGGCCGCGATCGCCTACATTCTGGTGCAGGCCATCATGAAGCGGCGCGCGGCCAAGGCGGACCCAAATCACCAGGCAGGTGAGGCCAACGGCATGAAGTACGACGGCGGCGCTGCCGCTCCCGCTGGAAGCGGCACGGAAGGTCCGTCCGGCTCAGGTACGGCCGTGCTCACCGCCCCGGCTCCCACTTCTGTGGCTGCCGGGAGCGGCATGAAGACCGGCCCCGAGAAGGTAGCCGCAACGCCGATGCGGATCCTCACCCTGGTGGGCATCGCCTCCCTTCTGGTGCTCACCACTGTTCTGGGCCTGGACGTCGGAGTCGCTTCGCTGGTCATTGCCACCGTGCTGATCATGCTGGACTCGGGCGTGCAGAAGCCGGCAGTGGAAAGCATGCCATGGTCTGCGATTATTCTGGTGACTGGCATTGTCACCTACGTAGGCATGCTGGAAAAGATGGGTGCGCTGAAGGAACTGCAGGAAGGCATCGCCGGCCTGGGCAACAGCTCCCTTGCCGCCCTGATCACCAGCTATGTGGTGGCCATAGTCTCGGCCTTCGCCTCCACCACCGGCACCCTCGGCGTCATCAGCCCGGTGGTGGCACCTATCGCCATGGATCCCTTGCTCACCCCCATCGGGGTCATCACGGCCATCGCCATCAGCTCGTCGGTGGTTGACGTGAGCCCGATGTCCACCAGCGGCGCCCTGCTGATGGCGAGCGCGCAGCCCAAGGACGAGCGGATGTTCTTCCGGGCCCTGCTGCTCTGGGCCATCGCGATGATCGGCGTGGTGCCGCTCCTCGTGTGGTTCGTGTTCGTGCAGCTGGGCCTCGGCTGATCACCGAACAAAGCTGATCACCGTACAAAGCGGAAGGGGGTGTCCTGCATGGCAGGGCATCCCTTTCCCTTTCTTAACGCCGCCTGGCTCCCGCCAGACGGCGGCCCGGCTCCCGGCGGTTTCAGGCCTTCGGGCGGAAAGACCCCGGCCAGTCCTTGAGCCGGATTCGTTTGAGCTCCTGGATGGTGCCCAGCGTGCCCCACTCGTCCCGGCCCAGCCGGGTCAGCGGCTTCAGAAGTTCAATCCGCGGGTGGCTGCCGTCCAGAACCGCGTCACTCACGGCAGCGTGCGTCACTTCGCCGAAGACCAGGCTGGAGTCTCCCATCGGCAGGACCGAGTGGAGACGGCATTCGAGTACCGCCAGCGACTCCTTGACCCGCGGCGCACCCACGGTGAGGCTCGGCTCCCGTGTGAGGCCGGCGGCGTCAAATTCGCTGACATCAGGCGGAAAGTTGGTCCCGGTGGCGTTGACCTCCTCCATCAGCGTGGTCGGGGCGAGGTTCACCACAAACTCTCCGGACGCGGTGATGTTGCGGAGTGAATCCTTCTCCCCCACCGAGGTGAACTGCACGATGGGCGGATTTGTGGACGCGACGGTGAAAAACGAGTGCGGGGCAAGGTTGTCGACGCCCTCCGGCGAGACACTCGATACCCAGGCGATGGGCCGGGGCACCACCACCGCGGTGAGCAGCCGGTAGAAATCGCGGGCGGACGTGGCAGCGGGATCGAAATCAGTGCGCATGCTGCCAGACTATCGGGCAGGAATCATTGGGAAGGAAACAGGATATGACCATCCAGCCATACCTTTCACCGTCAACCGGGTGCGGGATACGCGCCGTCCTTTTCGACACCTTCGGCACAGTGGTGGACTGGCGTACCGGCGTCGCCCGGCAGGCGGCCGCTTTCGCCGCAACACATGGGCAGCCTCTCGACGCCGAGGCGTTCGCCGATGACTGGCGCGCCCTCTACCAGCCGGCAATGGAGGCCATCCGCTCCGGCTCCCGGGAATTCGCCACCCTGGACACACTCCACCGTGAAAACCTGGATCAGGTGCTCCGCCAACACGGCTTCAATCCCGACGGGCTGGACGCAAGCAGCCTGGAAGAGCTGAATACATCCTGGCACCGTCTGCCCCCATGGCCGGACAGCTTGGAGGGCCTTTCCGCCGTCCGCCGCGGCTACATCGTGGGTCCCCTCTCCAATGGCAACACCTCGCTGCTGCTGGACATCGCCAGAAACGCCGGGCTTCCGTGGGACGTGATCATCGGATCGGACATGACGCGCGCGTACAAGCCGCTGCCCGCGGCCTACCTTCGGACTGCGGAGTTCCTGGACCTCAGGCCCGGTGCTGTGATGCTCGTGGCCGCGCACAACAACGACCTGCGTGCCGCCCGGGAGGCCGGGCTGGCGACGGCGTTCATCACCCGCCCCACCGAATACGGCCCGGGCCAGGTTGCGGATCTGACGCCGGAGAGCGACTGGGATCTCTCGGCGTCGAGCATCACTGAACTGGCTCACGAGCTCGGGGTCTGAGCTGCCCCGGTGACGTCACTCGCCCGGCCTGCCGCCACTCACTAGAAACCTCTCTGTTCGTGTGTCAGGGCTGCGGGCCGGCAATAATCGCTGTGCTGCGAGTCAGCCAGGTTTGGATACCCAACTGTAGGCAGCCGCTCCCAAGTCGGCCTACCGCTCCGTGCGGCGGGTGAAGATCAGATGGGTAACGCCGCTGGGAGATGGGGTCGCTTCGATGTCAAAGCGTTCCTCGAGCCCTTCGAGTCCGTCCCAGAGCCGTTCACCCCGGCCAAGGATGATCGGCACGATGACGAGGTGCATGTGGTCGATCAGGTCCGCCTCGAGGAACTGCCGGACGGTGCTGACGCCCCCGCCGATCCGGACGTCGAGGTCGCCGGCCAGGGCTTGGGCCTGCTTGAGCGCGGTGACGGGGTCGGCGTCGACGAAATGGAAGGTTGTTCCGCCTTCCATCTCGAGTACGGGCCGGGGGTGGTGTGTCAGGACAACGACGGGGGTGTGGAAGACAGGATTATCGCCCCACCAGCCCTTCCATTCCTCGTCCTCCCAGGGACCGCGTTGATAGCCGAACTTGTTGCGCCCCATGATCTCCGCACCGATCCCGGGCCCCCACTGGCTGGCGAAGGCCTCGTCGACGCCGAAGGATGCCTCCGACTCCCCGTGGAGGCCCATCGCGCGGAAGGTTCGCGTTCCGAAAGCCCACTGCATCAGCCGTGAGCCTGCGTGGCCGAAGGGAGTCTCGAGTTGCTGGCCCTCACCGGTGCCGAAGCCGTCGAGGGAAATTGAGAAGTTGTGCACGCGGACGAGGGACATGTCATCTCCTAGGGTGCTAGCCGTTGGCGATCACTCTAGGGTGATCGACGACGGCGACTCAAGAGTTTCGGTACAACAGTCCAGCTGGCGGAGCCTTCCTATCGGTGCCTTCCGCGGCTGTCGCCGTCGCGCAAGTCGCTATCGTAGCGGCATGACCATCGAGCTGCGCACCATCTCTGCCGACGACTGGCGCGTCTGGCGGTCGGTGAGGCTCGCCGCGCTGGCCGACGCGCCGGATGCTTTCGGCTCACACCTGCAGGACTGGGCAGACGCGTCGGAGGACCGCTGGCGGAAGCGCCTGTCTATTCCGGGAGCGATCAACCTGCTGGCCTTCGACGGCGACGGGAACGTTCCTGTCGGCATGGCCACTGGCATCCCGGACGAGGGCAACGGCAGTCGTGCCGAGCTGATCTCGATGTGGGTCAGCCCTGCCGTTCGCGGGCGTGGCGTCGCCACCGCACTCATCACAGCGGTCGCGCGCTGGGCGGCGAGCGCTGGTGCGGCGACGCTCACCCTGTCCGTGATGCCGGACAACCTCACAGCCCGGCGCAGTTACGAAAGGAACGGCTTTACGGTGTCCCGCGAACCCGGCGATCTGCTGCCGGATGGCCGGCGCGAGTTGATTATGCTCCGCGACCTCACGTCGAGCAGCCCATAACAAAGCCGGCCGGTACGCATGTGTTTCGGCGAGGTAGCAGTCCACCGACCGGCAGGACTAAGGCCTTCGCTTCCCTGCCGTTGTCATCGCCCAACTGCGGAAGCTTCCCAGCGCGGTAGGCACCGCCGCAGGCATCGGGGGAGGCCACATGCTCGGTAGTCAATATACGGCCCTTCCTCCGGAAAGGTCATAGATGAATCCCGTCGTATAAGAGGCACCGGGCGAAATGATGTACTCGAGTAGCGCCGCAGCCTCCTCAGGCGTACCCAGACGCCTCATCGGAATACGCTGCAGATCCTCCGCCTTTGGGGGTTGCGACGTGATGAAGGGTGTGTCAACTTTGCCGGGTGCGATCGCGTTGATCGTGACACCAGTCGTGGCATACTCCTTGGCAAGCGCCTTCACAAGACCGGTGATGCCTGCCTTGCTGGCGGAGTATCCGGTCATACCAGGAACCCCTTCTTTTCCCGCGGTCGACGAAAAGTGGACGAGCCGTCCGAACCCATGGCCCACCATCACGGGGAGCACCGCTTTAGACAGCGCGAACGCCCCAACAAGGTTGACACGAAGGAGCCGCTCAAACTCTTCGAGGGTTTCCTCCGAGGAAGGTTGGACTTTGCCCAAGATCCCGGCCGTGTTAATGACGACGTCCAGCCGCCCCACAATTTCTATCGTTCGTTCGACAGCGTCGCGGACAGATGCGGGGTCGGAAATGTCGATGGGCAACTGCGGATACTGGTTGTCGGTGTTCGGCCACGTAGCTGTCGGCAAATCTGCACCGACCAGTCGCCCCGCCTTCTGGCTCAGCATCGCGGCGGTTGCGTAGCCGATGCCGGAAGCGGCGCCAACTACCAAGCAGTTGAGATCCGCAAACGAGCGGATTGCGGTGGATGTGGGCGCAGATGGGTCAATCGCGGCAATGGTGAATCCGTGAGTCGACATCGGATTAGAATCCCTGCGCGCGGAAGTATGCGGACGCGCGCTCAGCGGACGTTTCTGGATCGGGAAACAGCCCGATGCCATTGGCCGCTTGAAATAAGTCCGCGAGGTGCAAGAGGGAGCGGCCGGATTCGAGGCCGGCGATCATACGGAAATGGCTCTGCCATCCTGTCAGGTAGCTAAGCCAGACAACTCCGACTTTGTAATACTGAGTCGGAGCTTCAAAAATAAGGCGACTCAGCGGGATTGTCGGTTCCAGGATGTTGCGGAACGCTGTGTGATCGCCCTGGTCGAGCTTCGCGAATGCCGCGGACGCGAAGCGCGGAACCGCGGCAAACGCGCCGAGGAGTGCGTCGCTATGGCCTTGCTCGTCGCCTGCGATGAGCTCGGCGTAATTGAAGTCGTCGCCAGTGAATAGACGTACTCCGGCAGGAAGCCTGCGACGCAGGCTGACCTCATGTTCCTTGTCGAGTAGTGAAACCTTGATCCCGGCGACCTTGTCCTTTTTGGAGCGTATGAGTGCCAATACGGTTTCGGACGCTTCAGAAATAGAGCGGTCACCCCAGTAGCCTTCGAGGGCGGGGTCGAACATGGAGCCGAGCCAGTGCAGGATCACGGGACGGCTGGCGGAGTCCAGCACCTTGCCGTAGACGCTGAGGTAGTCATCTGCACCTTTAGCGGCGCGGGCGAGGTGGCGGCTGGCCATCATGACAACGCTGCCCCCCGCAGCCTCAATCTCGCCGAGCTGCTCGATGTAGGCGTCCGTGATTTCCTCGAGCGAATGGTGTGCTGCGTCGAGCTGGTCCGTGGCGATTCCAACGACGACCGCACCGCCAGCGGTGCGCGCCTCGGCAAGTGTGCGCTTCGCGAGCGTAAGCGCTGTTGTGGGGTCGAGCCCCATTCCGCGCTGCGCGGTGTCCATGCTCTCCGCGACGCCAAGGCCCAGATCCCAAAGGGAATGGCGGATGCGGAGGGTAGCGTCCCAGTCGATGGCTGCTTGCGATCCGGTGCTGGACCGGAGCGGGTCGCCCACCACATGGCCGGCGGCGTAGGCGATGCGGGACCTGGGCGGGGTACTGACGGTGTCCAGCAGAGCCGGTTCCAAGAGTTCGACCGTGCGGTATCCGTCGGCGGCAGGTAGCTCGATGGTGGTCAAGGTATTCATTCGGATTGGCGCTCCAGTTCGTTGACAGGTTCGGCGATATGGCGCTTGAAGCTGGCGACAGTGCGGCTGATAATCGTTTCCAGCGGTAGCTTCCAGACGTCGTCGTTGAAGATTTCGATTTCGATAGGGCCTTTGTAGCCGGCGTGTCGGACTGATCTTGTGAAGGGGGTAAAGTCGATTTGCCCGTCGCCGGGGAAGAGCCGTCCGTTCATGTTCTCCGGCACCGGCAAGGGCAGTGCGAAGTCGCTCACCTGATAGCCGGCGATCCGCGGTCCGGCTGCCGCAACGGCGTCGTGGAAGTCCGGGTCCCAGAACGTGGCGTATGCGTCGACCAGGATCCCCACGGATTGGACCGGCAGATCCTTCACTACCCGCAGCGCCTGGGCGATGGTCGTAACTACACTGCGGCTGTCGACGAACAAGGGATGAAGTGGCTCGAGCGCGAGCCTCACCCCAGCGCTGCGGGCATGCGGTTCAAGTTCTTCGAGGGCTGTCCTCACTCTCGTCTCGGCGTGGCGGATGTCCCGGTCCTCGGCTGGTAGTCCACCGGCGATGAAAGTGAGCATGGGGCTACCGACCTCATGCGCTAAGTCGAGCGCCCGTTTGACGCTGTCGATCGCGGCCCGCAGTTCGGCTCCTTCCTTGTCGGCGACGAATCCAGCCCGGCAGACCGAACTGACCGTCAGTCCTGTGTCGGCGACTATCCGTCTAGTATTTGCAACCCCGGTGTCTTCCACAGGTTCGACCCAGAGTCCGATGTGGCTAATTCCCGCCCTCATTGCTGCTTCCGCAGTATCAATCAACGGGTACGGACGAGCCGTTGCCTGGTTGAGGCTAAGACGCAGGCTTTCCTCATCAGTCATGGGAAGTGTCATCGCGAGCCCGCCGGTTCGACGGCGCGGGATTCCAGATGGGCAAATTGACGTGATAGCTCGTCAGCCGTGCCGATCTTGACTGGGAGACCGGTACGAGCCGACTCGTAGATGGCGGCGACGATTTGCAGAGATTTCATCGCCTCCTGTCCGCTGACGGCGGGCGCCCGCCGCGTGCGTACGGCGTCAACGAAGTCGGCTACCTGAAGTTTGTGCAGCGGCAGGAGCCGTGCGTTGACTTCCGCGACCGGGATGTCCCCGCTAAGGCCGTCCGCGAACACCGCTGCTGCACATTCCTCGCCGGGTACGGCCCAGAGATCGTTCACGGCATCGGAACCTTCCGGGTACTCCGTGACGTTCACTGTCGCGCCGTTGCTCCCAGTGACGATGATGCGTGTGCCAAGGTTGGGCGACGCAGCCACCGTGGCAGCTAGGGTCGCGATGGCTCCGGATGCGAAGGTGATCAATGCCGCTGCCGTGTCTTCGACCTCGATGCTGTCGCCGAGGACGAAAGCTCCGGCTTTTGCACTCACTTCTACCGGATCGCCCATGAACCACTGCAACAGGTCGATGTTGTGGATCGCCTGGGTCATGAGCACCCCGCCGCCGTCCGCTGCCCACGTACCGCGCCATTCAGAGGCGTCGTAATAATCCGTGCCACGGTGCAGGAGCACCTGGCAGTGACCAAGCATCGGCTGGCCAAGACGGCCGTCATCGATGGCGGCGCGCAGGGCCTGAGCTCCGGGCCAGAACCGGCGCTGGAACACCACGCCCAGCGTGACGTCATTGTGTTCGGCGGCTTGCACCATCCTTTCGGCCGACGCAACGTCGGTCGCGATCGGTTTCTCACACAGAACGTGTACGCCGGCTTCCGCGGCTTTGGTCACGACGGCTTCGTGGGTCGGATGCGGTGTGCAGACACTCAACGCGTCGATGCCCAGCGCAATGAGCTCTTGCACGGAGCCGACAGCGTGAGCGATACCGCGATCACTCGCGAATTCCCGCGCCCTTGCCAGGTCCACGTCGCAGACGCCGATGACTTCAACGTCCGCCAGTGAGGAGTACGACTGGAAGTGGTTGTCGGAGATGTTGCCGCAGCCGACGATTCCTACGCGGAACTGGCCGCTCATGGGCGGGCTCCTGATGCGATCGCCGTCGAAGCGGCCGATGACGTGGTGGTCGAGATCCGCGCACCCAATTGGTCCAGCGGCACCTTGAAGGTTTCTTTCGCCATGAGCGCAGCAACGACGGCGATCAAGGCGATGGTTGCGGAGATTATCGCGACCGGCGTCGCGTCGGCCGGGTTGCCTGCAGTCAAGGCTGTGTAGATCATGGGTGCGAATCCGGACGCGATCAGACCGATCTGCAAGCCGAGCGCCATTCCGGTCTGACGGACCTTGAGGTTGAACATTTCCGCAAAAAATGACGGGTAGGTGGCGTTGATAGCAGCATAGGCGCAGGCGACTGAAAGCATGCCTGTTATGAACAGCAGGGGAACATTCCCAGCCTGAATCGCCCCGAAGTACCCGAAGATCATGACCGCACACCCGATGTTTCCCGCAATAAATACCGGCTTGCGCCCGATCCGGTCGGAGAGCATTCCCAGGAACGGCTGGGTAACAAGCGCGCACACGTGGCTGACCACTAGGACCCACAGCATGGTGCTTCGCGGGATCTCATGCGCGGTCGTGGCGAATGACAGTGCAAACACCTTGATGACGGTGTCAATGGCGAAAGCGAGCGAACAAAAGGTAACGAGGATGATTGCCCGCCAGTGGGAGCGGAATACTTCGACGATCGGCACCTTCACGAGCGAGCCGTCTTCCTTGGCTTCGACAAAGGCGTCGGGTTCGGCGAGCTTGGCCCGGATGACAAATCCAGCGACCGTGACGAGCGCACTGAGCAGGAATGGGACGCGCCACCCCCATGT from Arthrobacter sp. B3I9 encodes:
- a CDS encoding Asp/Glu racemase encodes the protein MSTPDITCETAPEPKRPGSSRVGLIVPSSNTTMETELPELFRRQAEATGHSYTFHSARAGMKKVTREELLAMVGKAAGCAEAVSDADVDVIAYACLVAVMAQGPGAHEGSEKVIADAAAGNGHPAPVTSSAGALVRTLQEIGALKVAMITPYMKPLTKMVVDYIEGSGITVLDAISLEVADNLEVGCLDPQNLPALARSLQREGADAVVLSACVQMPSLAAVQAVEDELGLPVITAATATTYEILKALGHRPAITGAGSLLSGAGVLTPASS
- a CDS encoding dihydrofolate reductase family protein; the encoded protein is MSLVRVHNFSISLDGFGTGEGQQLETPFGHAGSRLMQWAFGTRTFRAMGLHGESEASFGVDEAFASQWGPGIGAEIMGRNKFGYQRGPWEDEEWKGWWGDNPVFHTPVVVLTHHPRPVLEMEGGTTFHFVDADPVTALKQAQALAGDLDVRIGGGVSTVRQFLEADLIDHMHLVIVPIILGRGERLWDGLEGLEERFDIEATPSPSGVTHLIFTRRTER
- a CDS encoding SDR family NAD(P)-dependent oxidoreductase, with protein sequence MSTHGFTIAAIDPSAPTSTAIRSFADLNCLVVGAASGIGYATAAMLSQKAGRLVGADLPTATWPNTDNQYPQLPIDISDPASVRDAVERTIEIVGRLDVVINTAGILGKVQPSSEETLEEFERLLRVNLVGAFALSKAVLPVMVGHGFGRLVHFSSTAGKEGVPGMTGYSASKAGITGLVKALAKEYATTGVTINAIAPGKVDTPFITSQPPKAEDLQRIPMRRLGTPEEAAALLEYIISPGASYTTGFIYDLSGGRAVY
- a CDS encoding sugar phosphate isomerase/epimerase; its protein translation is MTDEESLRLSLNQATARPYPLIDTAEAAMRAGISHIGLWVEPVEDTGVANTRRIVADTGLTVSSVCRAGFVADKEGAELRAAIDSVKRALDLAHEVGSPMLTFIAGGLPAEDRDIRHAETRVRTALEELEPHARSAGVRLALEPLHPLFVDSRSVVTTIAQALRVVKDLPVQSVGILVDAYATFWDPDFHDAVAAAGPRIAGYQVSDFALPLPVPENMNGRLFPGDGQIDFTPFTRSVRHAGYKGPIEIEIFNDDVWKLPLETIISRTVASFKRHIAEPVNELERQSE
- a CDS encoding MFS transporter; its protein translation is MSSSTQATAAAPHKKNSPARAAVASMAGGTLEYYDNYIYALAAALVFGKIFFPEAGGVATLAALATFAVSYVARPLGAVLLGHFGDRIGRKKVLVFILVLMGTCTFLVGCLPGYAQIGVWAPVLLITLRILQGISVGGETAAATVLTIEVSPEGRRGFFTSWAPNGIVGGFVLATLIFVPISALPEDQLLTWGWRVPFLLSALVTVAGFVIRAKLAEPDAFVEAKEDGSLVKVPIVEVFRSHWRAIILVTFCSLAFAIDTVIKVFALSFATTAHEIPRSTMLWVLVVSHVCALVTQPFLGMLSDRIGRKPVFIAGNIGCAVMIFGYFGAIQAGNVPLLFITGMLSVACAYAAINATYPSFFAEMFNLKVRQTGMALGLQIGLIASGFAPMIYTALTAGNPADATPVAIISATIALIAVVAALMAKETFKVPLDQLGARISTTTSSAASTAIASGARP
- a CDS encoding GNAT family N-acetyltransferase — its product is MTIELRTISADDWRVWRSVRLAALADAPDAFGSHLQDWADASEDRWRKRLSIPGAINLLAFDGDGNVPVGMATGIPDEGNGSRAELISMWVSPAVRGRGVATALITAVARWAASAGAATLTLSVMPDNLTARRSYERNGFTVSREPGDLLPDGRRELIMLRDLTSSSP
- a CDS encoding flavin reductase family protein translates to MRTDFDPAATSARDFYRLLTAVVVPRPIAWVSSVSPEGVDNLAPHSFFTVASTNPPIVQFTSVGEKDSLRNITASGEFVVNLAPTTLMEEVNATGTNFPPDVSEFDAAGLTREPSLTVGAPRVKESLAVLECRLHSVLPMGDSSLVFGEVTHAAVSDAVLDGSHPRIELLKPLTRLGRDEWGTLGTIQELKRIRLKDWPGSFRPKA
- a CDS encoding SLC13 family permease, which codes for MSLSLIAFLVLIAAFAIGSFTKINAGLLATVAAFGVGTLLAGMSIKDVIGQFPAGLFFILVGATLLFAIVRINGTIDLLAYWAERLAGDRKILVPILMFLLTAALASAGAFTPAAIAIVAPVGLALGMRFGISSLAMGLVIVQGANAGAFSPVNPFGVLANKMLDGAGASDDSFKLYAYCFVFNAILAAIAYILVQAIMKRRAAKADPNHQAGEANGMKYDGGAAAPAGSGTEGPSGSGTAVLTAPAPTSVAAGSGMKTGPEKVAATPMRILTLVGIASLLVLTTVLGLDVGVASLVIATVLIMLDSGVQKPAVESMPWSAIILVTGIVTYVGMLEKMGALKELQEGIAGLGNSSLAALITSYVVAIVSAFASTTGTLGVISPVVAPIAMDPLLTPIGVITAIAISSSVVDVSPMSTSGALLMASAQPKDERMFFRALLLWAIAMIGVVPLLVWFVFVQLGLG
- a CDS encoding haloacid dehalogenase type II, whose translation is MTIQPYLSPSTGCGIRAVLFDTFGTVVDWRTGVARQAAAFAATHGQPLDAEAFADDWRALYQPAMEAIRSGSREFATLDTLHRENLDQVLRQHGFNPDGLDASSLEELNTSWHRLPPWPDSLEGLSAVRRGYIVGPLSNGNTSLLLDIARNAGLPWDVIIGSDMTRAYKPLPAAYLRTAEFLDLRPGAVMLVAAHNNDLRAAREAGLATAFITRPTEYGPGQVADLTPESDWDLSASSITELAHELGV
- a CDS encoding dihydrodipicolinate synthase family protein — encoded protein: MNTLTTIELPAADGYRTVELLEPALLDTVSTPPRSRIAYAAGHVVGDPLRSSTGSQAAIDWDATLRIRHSLWDLGLGVAESMDTAQRGMGLDPTTALTLAKRTLAEARTAGGAVVVGIATDQLDAAHHSLEEITDAYIEQLGEIEAAGGSVVMMASRHLARAAKGADDYLSVYGKVLDSASRPVILHWLGSMFDPALEGYWGDRSISEASETVLALIRSKKDKVAGIKVSLLDKEHEVSLRRRLPAGVRLFTGDDFNYAELIAGDEQGHSDALLGAFAAVPRFASAAFAKLDQGDHTAFRNILEPTIPLSRLIFEAPTQYYKVGVVWLSYLTGWQSHFRMIAGLESGRSLLHLADLFQAANGIGLFPDPETSAERASAYFRAQGF
- a CDS encoding Gfo/Idh/MocA family protein, with protein sequence MSGQFRVGIVGCGNISDNHFQSYSSLADVEVIGVCDVDLARAREFASDRGIAHAVGSVQELIALGIDALSVCTPHPTHEAVVTKAAEAGVHVLCEKPIATDVASAERMVQAAEHNDVTLGVVFQRRFWPGAQALRAAIDDGRLGQPMLGHCQVLLHRGTDYYDASEWRGTWAADGGGVLMTQAIHNIDLLQWFMGDPVEVSAKAGAFVLGDSIEVEDTAAALITFASGAIATLAATVAASPNLGTRIIVTGSNGATVNVTEYPEGSDAVNDLWAVPGEECAAAVFADGLSGDIPVAEVNARLLPLHKLQVADFVDAVRTRRAPAVSGQEAMKSLQIVAAIYESARTGLPVKIGTADELSRQFAHLESRAVEPAGSR
- a CDS encoding IclR family transcriptional regulator, which produces MATEPGNGASPLLVLHKVAEILDCFSVEAPEPTLQQIIRKTGLPSSTCQRLVQNMLREGFLDRDGDRYRIGIGLVRWATPGTFGLDVVRLVKPVLQQLRDETGETACLYVRDGAFRTIIAVAETRHVVMRPFMVGMVMPLHAGAPGKIFLAYDPESWGALDEHGLDRFTPHTPASLELLRQQAAVAREQGYYAAFGERNEDVGSISAPVFDHAGRLACAVGLGFPTQRIGPADVERLGPVVARAGLEASRALGYDGSQSAG